Genomic window (Lycium barbarum isolate Lr01 chromosome 2, ASM1917538v2, whole genome shotgun sequence):
TTTTCCattagaattgaaaaaaaaaaatacaaaattttGGATCATTTATGGCCCTGCCGTtatgaaaattaataaatatacaCTTTATTTGACGAAAATTCTCAAATTGATTCAAATAAGCCGATTTCACAAAAATAACCTACTCCCCAATTTTACCTGTCCCACCCACCTCCTAAATAACCCATTCTTCCTTTTCTCCCATATTTTCCTCCAGCTCTCAAGCCCACTGCTCCAACGAACTCCATCTCCGACCAACCACTTCTCCCATTACCTTCACTCTTTCTCCATATTATATCTCATTTCAGAAATTATGGTAGAGCAGCCATCTCCAACCGTTATGAAGGTTTCATCTAACTCATCTATAATATTAGCGCATGCGAATTCGACGGCAATTCTATGTGTTTTCTTTTATATATCAAGATGGCAATAGCATTATTACCAGTTGACATTGAAATATGAAAGGAAATATTATGGAAGTAGGACTATTCACACTGGACAAAGAAATGGCAAGGCAATTGCACTATTTAACTAAAAACCTTTCAGGGCTAAGCTGAAGCAATAACATGGGGAAGTGGGCCAAAAGGCCATTTTGGAAACTTATTTTGCCAAAAGGCCATAAGTGTTCAGAAATTGATGCTTTAGCCACCATTTATGTCGTCAGCCCCTCAGAGAACTGTTGTGTTAAATCCCAGCCCCAAAGTTCTGAAAACTACACTTTTGCCTCCCTCAGCCCCAACATTTTTATTACCTGGAatagaaataaaaacaaaatatttcCCTCCAAAAGCTCccgttttctattttttttttttaccatttttCAGGCAAAAATTCTGATTTTTCACCGGATAATCGGTCCCCAACGACGCCAAGCTTCCATAGTTCAGCCATTGTAAGTAAAATCTGGTAGAAATCGTTGAGAATGAGCTTTCCTCATTGTTGTAAAAGCTCACTTTTTCGGCGAAAATTCCGGTCTCATTCCGACATTCCGTCACTTCTCCATTCAAATACCTCAGTTCGCAATTGGTAAGAGCTTTATCCTTGCTCTTTTTTTATCCTGCATCTGGTACAACTCTCCGGTCAGTAATAGACCATAGTAATAGACCATAGTCATCAACGATTCATCGACCAGGCATAGACCAAAGTCATAGtctattatatattttattatgGCGTCGATTGCAGAATATATTATAGTAGGCGGTGATTACATGGGTGAATGGGAAGAGACCCGAAAATGTTGGAATTGGAATTCTGTGAGCAAGGTGACAGTACTGCCGATTGCGGTGCGTCACAATGGTACGTATAATGACTTGGTCACGAGCGTAATGGAAAGCAGGGAGTTAATTAAATTGTGAGCCTAGCGACTTGCATATTAGTTATATGATTAATGCTTTGCCCACTGGGGGGAAAAACCCATCCTTCTTTCATAAAGAATGAGAGGCAGGTGGTATTGTACATGCTTGATGTTGCTGCTGATGGTTCTAGGCTCGTTTTAAGAATAAATGTTATTGAGAGGTCTCAAGTTGGTTCTACATTAGCAGCACCCCCCCACACATAGACCCACCACTGCCACAGCCGCTAGccgatgaagcttcaatgcaatATGAGGGCATGTGTGATCATTTTATTGATATGGATGATCCTGATAGTGATGACGAAGAGTGTGATGGAAATGATGGGGGTGATGGGCAGCCACCAAGTGGTTCAAAAAGTAACCACAACTTTAGTGATGGAACCGATTTTTACTGTGGGCAAACATTTAAGAACAAAGAGTATTTACAGGTTTTATTGAAGAAAGCTGCAATAACGACCCCATTTTGTTTTAAACCGAACAAGAGTAACAACAACTATTATAAGGTGGAATGCACCTCTCCTGATTGTGGTTGGATGTTGTGGGCCAATAAGTACGACAACTCGGATAGGTTTCGAATTTACAAGTACGTTGGTGATCACACTTGTGGGGTTGAACACGTTACGAGCACTCATCAGCATGCCTCAACAACTGTCCTTGCATCAGTCTTAGTGAATGACTATATTGACAACAAAGGGCCAATGACAAAGGAAATCCAGAGGACGGTTTTCAGGGAGTTCCATTGTAAACGAAGCTATTGGCAGTGTTGGAAGGCAGGTGTAACGGCTAAGAACATGATTAAGGGGACACCAGAGCACGGGTATGCTTGCTTACCAGCTTATTCATACATGGTTGAAAATCTAAATCCAGCTTCCAGAATTTGCATTAGTTTTGATGACGCGGACAGGTTCAAATATTACTTTGTAGCTTATGGTGCCTGCATTCGAGGATATAAACTCGTGCGAAAGGTTATTGCCATTGACGGCACATATTTATACGGCAAATATAAGAGTGTGTTGTTGTCGCCCGTCGCACAGGATACTGAGAACCATATCTATCCAATTGGTTTTTGCGTggtggacaaggagtgtgatgaATCCTGGGCTTACTTCTTTGAGCAGCTGAAGCATATAATCGCCAATGAACCAGACTTGTGCATCATTTCTGATAGGCACAAGAGCATTACCAACGGTGTTTCCAGAATTTTTGAGCATGCTCATCATGGACTATGCATGAAGCATCTTGGTGATAACCTTCGAAAAAATTTCCAATGTGGAGATTCTCTTCATGTTTACTATGATGCAGCAAAGGCATATGGTTACCAGGAGTTTAATGAACATTTTCAGCAATTAAGGAATAAATGCCCCGAAGATGCTAATTGCCTCGAGTTTGATATTGGATTTGACAAGTGGAGCATGGCATATTTCCCAGCAAATAGGTACGATGTGCTGACCACAAACATTGTGGAGTCGCTAAACTCAATGTTGAGGGATGAAAGAGAGTACCCTGTGGCTGCCTTATTCACTTCCATTTCTAGGAGGTTTGCTGAAATTCTCTAGGCAGAGACGTGCAAATATCAGCAGTTCAATCAATTTACTTGTGCCTTCAGTTGAAAAGACGCTAAGGGAAAAGATGAATGAGGGTGACTCCTTGTTTGTCAATAATATAAACAGGGATGCCAACGAGTTCATCATAGTCGGTAGTGGCCTAACTGCCAAATTCAATCTACTGAACAAAACATTTACTTGTAGAGAGTACAACTTGGTGAAATTACCATGTGCTCATGCGATGGCAGCCTTGAGATTGAAGTACGGACCTAATTATGGTTCAAGCATCAACGAGTATTCCTCGCTTAAGTATAAAGTTCAGTTATTCTTGCATTTGGTGAAATTATTAATGTAATCCCTGCAGAGTCAGAATGGAAAGTCCCAGAGAAGTACGCAAACATGTATATTCCTCCACCCTCTTACGACCCCAAACTTGAAAGTAAGAGTGAAGCGTATTTCTGGCGTCGCGGAATCTTTCAAGTCCAGGGAAGTAGCAAACGGACGAGAAACAAGTGCTCGATTTGCAAGGGCGCTGGTCACAAGAAAACAACGTGTCGATTTTTGAGAGAGCATCCcgcttgattttttttatttgaatgtATTTTTATTGTATTAGTTCAATATTAATCAACTTTATTTTAGTCTATCATAGACTCTATGTGTGTTTATAATAAACCAGTCTGTTGGTCTATGATGGTTCATAGTTAGGAAATTAATATTCCTTTGGGAGATCTATACTCCCCAATTAAAACCCTTAACATGCGGAACTGAGTAGCGTAATGATTACATTTTCAGAATACTGGCGTTTCATGTCTAATCACACTGATAAAATACAGATTTAAACGACACCTCCATGCTCATAGCCACGTGTCTTAGCCATtgcaatgaaatgaaatatattgTTGATGTTCATATTTCTTGTCTTGTGTTTTATTTATGTCtttttctgtttgttgcatttgTTTTCTAACCGTCAAAATAAAGCTAAGTGTGTTGGGTCTATTAATAAAGATAACTATTGTAAACGATTATGATCTATAATTACTCATTGAGACGGTCTATGATGGATCTTCAAGGTTGATTATAAACCATGGGAATAAAGGTTTTTATTGGAACTAGAAGCCTGCTAaatttgcacaagtccaacaaacccaaaaaaagaaaaatgaaacccCAAACCCCAAATTCCAAATCTAAAAaatccaaaaataaataaaaatacttgatactatttaaacattataataacactttaatacatcatatgagagtccccatccattagacatatgatcaaaatagttttaggacacctaatggtccttaaatcactaatattagtctaaaaaggccaaaaataaataaaaagacttaatactatttaaacattataataatactttaatagatcatatgagagtccccacCAATTAGATACATgatcaaaatagttttaggattaatattagtgatttaaggactattaggtgtcctaaaactattttgatcatgtgtctaatagacggggactctcatatgatgtattaaagtgttattataatgtttaaatagtatcaagtctttttatttattttattttatttatttttggcttttttagatttggggtttggggttcattttttttttttggtttgttggATTTGTGCAAATTTAGCAGGCTTCTCGTTCCAATAAAAACTTTTATTCCCGTTTATTCTTGAAGGTCCATCATATACCGTCTCAATGAGTAATTATAGATCATAGTTGTTTACTATAGTTATGTTTATTAATAGACCCATCACACTTAGCTTTATTTCGACGGTTAGAAAACGTATTTATTAcaacggtaataaaataaaatattcttAAATTTACAATGGTAACAATACACCCTTCCCTATATAAACCGACTCAAAATTCAAACACCTCCATTGTCTCTTTTGTTGATCAAACACCTCCATAGTCTCTTTTCTTGATCAAACCCCGccattatcttttttgttgatcAAAACACCCAAAATGTCTCAGCTATTTGAAACATCTCAACCACACGATCCCGACATTTGTTTCTACGCTGAACACAATGTCTTGAAGACATCACGCACCCTAAAGAACCCAGGTCGCAGATTCTTTAATTGTGCAGTTGGAACTGTAAGTTTCTAATTCAAATGTATGCGTTTTTTATATGGTTTCAGGACAAAAAACTCtaattgattgttgtttgtttcaGGATTGTGGTGGCTGCGACTATTTCAGATTTATTGATCCACATCCCAACAAAACACCAAAAAAATCTCAAATGAGCCCAGGTGGACCTGAGACACCAACATCAAAAGCCTTAACCAAATCAGAACTACAAAATTGGCTCAGAGAATCTTTTGAGAACGAGGAATTATTTTAGTCTTTGTTTAGAGAATTTGTAGAAAAGAAGAATCGCTTGAAAGTTATGTTGGGAGAAGCTAAAATTGAGAGGAGCTAAAATTGAGAGGGATGAAGTAAAATAGAGGTTGATGGTGGTTGAAGAGAAAAATAATAGACTAATGATGCTTTTGTATGGTTTATTAGTGTTGTTGCTATATGACAATATGTAATAGGGCTGTAGTGGGACTGGGTATTTCATTTTGGCGTATGAAGAATTTTGGACAATATGAAGTGGGTTTtatttatatgaaaaatatatgtgtTTGTCCTCAAGCGTTATAACATCTCTATTGAGTTTGTGCACAAACTTTATTCATAGTCACTAGTAGTATATATAAACTCACAGTTGATGATCAACAATCATCGTAGCAGATAATAAGGTTTCATGTCGCCGATAgataattatattaaaaattgacCACTACTTGTAAAAACAGTCATATTTAAAGACATCCAAGTTCACAATGAAACAACACACTCAGATACACAACAGTCAAATTAATTGTTTGTTAAAACAATCATATTTGAAAACATCCAAAATATTTATGCACATCCAAATTCAAAAGGCAACAACAAAATTATATACAAAGGTTTCAATGATCTAACCTTCAcataaattaatccaaaatagTCAAAATTAATTATTTGTTAAAACTGTTAGATAATAGTACTGATTGCTTGTCATCATCCACCACACACATTCAGTAAAAACTTAATTGTTTGTTACAACCCAAATAATCAAATTAGTTGTCTGAAGAACAATTAATCCAAGCGAGGACGCCCGACACAACTTTTTCAGAGTCAAACTCAACATCAGCTTGACTCGCCTCACTAGCATTCTTCACATTAACCTTAGCAGGGACATCTGCTGCCTTATCAGCTTGAGCAGTTGGCATAGAGAGCTTAACCTTCTCGACCTCAAACTTCTCAAGTTTCCCGACTTCAGAAGCTGGTCTAGGGACCTCAACCTTCTCAAGATCAGCACTAGCATTCTTCTCATTAACCTGGGCAGTTGGCACAGAAACATCATCTACCTTCTTAACTTGAGCAACTGGTCTAGGGAGCTCAACACCTACATTTAACTTGTTGATAGGAGATTGGTCCACAGGTGCTTGTGCTGCATTTTTTGGATATAATTAAAAAGAATGCAAATCGTATACAACAAAAttacaacaaaaaaaattcaaaagttcACCTTTCTCTTTGACAGTCTCCTGATTCTTCTTTTTCGCCTTCTCGCTCATTCTAAATTTTTCTGCCTCCACATAAGCAAGAACAACATTCAGAGACTCCTCCATCTTCACCAAATGCTGCTGTAGTTCCACATGCTCTATCAGCATTGATGGGTTTCCACTTGGTGCGACACGACCCCTAGAAGTCCCAATGCCAACATTACCACCAAAATCTTCTGATTGAATATCTTCCACATCATATGAGGGCTCCTTGGACTCCTTTTCACACCTACTACGATGCTTCGAGGCATGATGAGTATCCTCATCAGAATTCTCCTTGGCTGCTTTCTCAACCTACTAGAAGCCTTCAAGCCATTCTTTGGTGTAACCAATACGGTCACGCCTTCCAATTTTATCTTCAATTTATCTATGATGGGatcatcaacttcatcaaatgCCAATGAGTCTTTCATGTAGTCCTGCTCCGTCTCACATATTATGGGGATGATGTAAGGGTGCACAACCTACGAATACGCAAAACATTAGCAtttaatttatatttttgcaaaaatattgATAATAGACTCCAAATTTATACTTGTGAAATTCCCCCTCCAATACTAAATGGATCACCTTCAGTAAATCGCTCCATTTTTGTGCTGTGCCACATAAGAATCCTAGGAATAGGTAGAGGAACCTCATCTGATTTGTCAGCATGCAATCCAGGTGCGGGGAAAGCTTCATAAGTCCAGACCTATAATAACACAAATAATCGCTGAGTGTAAAAGTAAATAACACACAGTCTATAATCTACTACACTAGTGGTTTATAACATGTACCATAAATGCCCAGGGGAAGTCGTAGAGAGCATATGATGACGTCTTCTTATCAAGGTGGGTTTGGTAGTGCCTAGGCATATCTACCTTGTCCATCAAGTATTCCAAAGTGAGTTCAAAAGATTCTTTTCCCCAAGGATAGCTCTGGAAGAATTCCAAATCATCAGCAATTTTAAACCAATCAGCGTCCACACCCTTGGACACATCTTTGGCCATCAAAATTGTATTGAGAAACCATACAAGACAACATTTCAGCTTTTCTTCTTTATTTAATCTAGGCCCTCTTATCACCGACAATAGCTTGTCTAATGTAATCTTTTTCTTTCGAGTAACCTTTTCGTAGAATTCTGCCCCTTTCTTAATTGCCCTGTCCTTTCTAGATTGAGAGGGATAGGATCCACAATTTAAACCGGTGATCAACGCAAACTCTTTCAAGCCAAAACACGCAGGCTTGTTCGCGGGGAACCACATTTCACGCTTCTTTTTCTGGACCACATGACGAAGAAGCATATAATAGATCATCCGTCTGTTGAAATTGATGAAGAATTTTGACAGCTTTCTAAAGTGACCAAAACAGGAACGCTTCCACATTTTCCTTAGTTTTTGATCTCTCAACACATTGTTAAATTCAACTAACAACGACAGCCTGCTCCTAATAGAAACTTTTACTGTAAAAGTTTCATAATCATCCAACATATTGATCAAGCCATACTTTTCAACTTTAATTGTCTTTGCACAATATGGCAAGGACAAAGGATCAACATCTTTTGCAGCACTAGAgtgtttttgtcacgacctgactagggggccgcgacgagcacccggtgctagccacCCGAGAACCCCGTTtacttacacttatgcttgcatttaggtgagccacacaattaaacatacatttcctttcattcatcaaactagccCCTTTGGGCGATATTACCTTTATATCATAGTTGGCATTTCTGCcgcatcaacgtacatgagccgacaaggctatcaaaatgatatacaaaaatataggccgacaaggccagacatacctaatcatatacacgtgactacgtgcctctaagaagagtatgacataacacatgagcgggacatgaccccgctatgcccataattatatacacaaaagaataagtacccaacagatatggctccgaaggaaatagagctcttctatgtaatctctgaatatgTAGCTACGgttcaagtctgtctccctgtgcacctgcaggcatgacgcagcgtccacaaacaaaaggacgtcagtacgaagaatgtactgagtatgtaaagcatgatcaacatcaatatagaagcataatgaacaacatatgaaatagcgtaggagggggagacagtaatatcatcgtcatatcacttacttgcctttcatcgggactttccatttctcatacgtatttgtacacataTGTCATCATCCGTagtccataatagtactcgtaccagaTTTGTGCTCGTATTTGTATACGTGCCCTTATTCGtactcatatacatagtcttatcacattcatattcatattcatattcatattatatacatagtcatttcgtatacatagcctttacataACATActcgacctcataggatcggtgtttcatacatacttggccaaccaaggctcaatgttactcttacctggccctaccaaggctttagggttatccgtaccatctgcagaggtgtgcgcgcgtttcgtaatcgtatacgtactctatacatattcatatacatatatatatatatatatatatatatatatatatatatatatatatatatatatatatatatatatatatatatattctacccggcgttataagctcggggtttcattatagcccttcataggcacatataagtatactagcccataggcacctttaacatgcttattattatcatcatcattactattatcatcattatcgttacttctagatcataggcttactcgtcacatgaggtgcgtagtacaattgtagtacatatcaaggatcgtgagcttatgagctcagaatatcaatcatttggagacaacatactcatagagaggaattaggaatttggccaaagaaccatgccttatgaaagaagggttagccttacatacctttccgtcgcactattctacacttgcacgtactcctccgatgctcatgtttctaccttcattaaggtcatactatcattagtatcgttAATTAGCACACTTGGCTAAAGTTAGGGAAAATCGTACAACTATTCCTTCACagcgtaattcaactcccaacgtcaacaatacattcataatatcataagaatggccattagtcattcacattatccatattcatcATTTCACCTTCATTAGTCCATATCCCTGGCTAGGACCTACGACTATATCCATTCGCGTGCATCGCCCAtctaatgttctcaacatcatttataacacatttacatcacaatatatcaaggttcataactcaattcaaactatttctcaaaatgttactattcatcattcatgacccattttaccatattttctacaatccatgcatttcaactctccaatatcttaaacaacatataaatatcatgaatcttaccttagatgttgtaggaacaaatgttagttgataatactccactttgagcaaaaccctagtttatctccatttggatttcttgaccttggatgacctttgatgattttcttactcttgattctcttggtttatgttgttgatgacttataatccttgaaaacttgtataatgaatgtagagagatgttttagagagaaggtgtgtaatgtagaaatgaaataaaacaagtcttggtccccttatttaatgacttgaaaatctgtgttgaagtgtacagtggtcgtaaactaagtttacgacccgtattccattttacggaccgtccttcacggtcgtctttaaccatttcaaaaccAGAAACttgggctgcttgcatggtgatttacgaccatggtttacgggccgtaaatcactttacggtccgtattcgaggtcgtattttaccatttcctccactggcagaaagttgaagttatgcatgccagtttacgacctgctagtttacggaccgtataccaatttacggtccgtatagcactttacgaccacctgGCCAGTTGCAAATTTGCAActtctcatatttcttagacttttcattctaatcacccacacccatttacatgcattgctcacctcattccttgccttatcttagccaactttctcgtcttaaatcggatacctttgaaatctcgcccaaggccatcaaacgtcatttcttactcatggaacatcatacactcgtactcatcactagttcattcgcttgcgtaccaacggaaaatttccgaggtgtaacattctcccccccttaagaacattcgtcctcgaatgttaaagtcttcggggattctataaaaatttcgccagagtttcccctataatatggcattaccatccttccacaacaacccataatatcgatgccacacagggccacaacacaatagcataaaaatttggccacacacgacccaaaaagcataaaaggaatacatacataccttaggatcttgacgtctcatcttggacttcttctaagggctggaataaatgtgggtatttggatcgcatactttcttctgcttcccatgtcatttcctctcgtttgctgcttctccatagaaccttaactgaggccacttctttgtttctaagcctccgtacttgcctatctaatatggcaatgggtatctcttcatacgtcagtttctctgtcacttgcacatcatttactgggacgatcttagtaggatctccaatacattttcgaaacatcgagacgtgaaatactggatggactgactccaattctggaggtagctctaactcataggccaccttgcctatcttgcgtacaatttcatagacccaatataccgggggctaagcttcccattcttgccaaatctcattacacccttcataggtgacaccctcaagaatacccaatctttcacttcgaactccaagtctcttcgacgattatccgcataggacttttgacgactttgggccgctaacagccgatcttgtatgagcttaactttctctatagcctattggaccaagtttggccctatcaatttagtctctcctgtttcaaaccacccaatcagggatctacactttcgcccatatagagcttcatacggtgccatctgaatgctggaatgataactattattgtaagcaaattcaatgagtggcaaatgatcatcccaatttcctccaaagtctatcatacatgcccgtaacatatcttcaagagtctgaatagtatgttcagcttgtccatcggtctatggatgaaaggccgtgctaaggcgcacttgggtccctagaccctcttggaaggacttccaaaagttagctgtaaactgagtccctctatcggagataatagatactagaacaccGTGAAGCCTCACTATCTCTttgagataaagctttgcataatcttctgccacataggtcgtcctgaccggtaagaaatgagctgactttgtgagtctatccagaatcacctatatggaatcatacttacgtcgtgaacggggcaagcctgaaacgaagtccatgttaatcacttcccacttccaagtttggatttctatagcttgcaataatccacccggcttttggtgctcgattttcacttgttggaagtttggacattgagctacaaattccgctatatcttgcttcatctcattccaccaatatatagacttaaggtcatgatacatcttcgtcgctccggggtgaacggagtaatgggaacaatgagcctttctcaatatctggtggcgtagacttgccacatcaggaacacataatctgcctctacatcggagaactccgtctcctgaaatatcaaatgatgacttctctctccgagggagtgtatctctgtactgcattagcatgggatcctcatattgtcgctccttcacctctgctactagcgacgagactgcagaattctgaatagtggctccgctgctacctgagtccactactcggactcctaggctagctaactgttggagctcacgggttatttctctcttctctggtcgtacatcgcttagacttcccatcgatctacggctaagagcatcagccacaacatttgccttttcggggtgatacaaaatatcaacatcgtagtctttcagcaattccaaccatcgtcgttgtcgcaaattcaactctttctgcttgaagatgtattgaagactcttgtgatctgtataaatatctacgtggacaccatataaataatgtctccatatctttaatgcatgaaccaccgcagccaattctagatcatgggtaggataattctgctcatatttccgcagttgccttgaagcatacgcaatcacttttccatgttgcatcaatacatagcctagcctaacacctgaagcatcgcaataaatggcatatccttccaatcc
Coding sequences:
- the LOC132628452 gene encoding uncharacterized protein LOC132628452, with the protein product MDDPDSDDEECDGNDGGDGQPPSGSKSNHNFSDGTDFYCGQTFKNKEYLQVLLKKAAITTPFCFKPNKSNNNYYKVECTSPDCGWMLWANKYDNSDRFRIYKYVGDHTCGVEHVTSTHQHASTTVLASVLVNDYIDNKGPMTKEIQRTVFREFHCKRSYWQCWKAGVTAKNMIKGTPEHGYACLPAYSYMVENLNPASRICISFDDADRFKYYFVAYGACIRGYKLVRKVIAIDGTYLYGKYKSVLLSPVAQDTENHIYPIGFCVVDKECDESWAYFFEQLKHIIANEPDLCIISDRHKSITNGVSRIFEHAHHGLCMKHLGDNLRKNFQCGDSLHVYYDAAKAYGYQEFNEHFQQLRNKCPEDANCLEFDIGFDKWSMAYFPANRYDVLTTNIVESLNSMLRDEREYPVAALFTSISRRFAEIL